The Peromyscus maniculatus bairdii isolate BWxNUB_F1_BW_parent chromosome 6, HU_Pman_BW_mat_3.1, whole genome shotgun sequence genome has a segment encoding these proteins:
- the Acadm gene encoding medium-chain specific acyl-CoA dehydrogenase, mitochondrial, giving the protein MAAAFRRGCGVLRSLSRFEWRAQHTKASLKQEPGLGFNFELTEQQKEFQGTARKFAREEIIPVAAEYDRTGEYPFPLIKRAWELGLINAHIPENCGGLGLGTFDACLITEELAYGCTGVQTAIEANSLGQMPVILAGNDQQKKKYLGRMTEQPMMCAYCVTEPSAGSDVAGIKTRAEKKGDEYVINGQKMWITNGGKANWYFLLARSDPDPKTPANKAFTGFIVEADTPGIHIGKKELNMGQRCSDTRGITFEDVRVPKENVLIAEGAGFKIAMGAFDRTRPTVAAGAVGLAQRALDEATKYALERKTFGKLLVEHQGVSFLLADMAMKVELARLSYQRAAWEVDAGRRNTYYASIAKAFAGDIANQLATDAVQIFGGYGFNTEYPVEKLMRDAKIYQIYEGTAQIQRLIIAREHIGKYKN; this is encoded by the exons ATGGCAGCGGCGTTCCGCAGAGGCTGCGGG GTCCTAAGAAGTCTTTCTCGTTTTGAGTGGCGAGCCCAGCACACGAAAGCTTCTCTCAAGCAGGAGCCAGGATTAgggtttaattttg aGTTGACTGAACAGCAGAAAGAGTTTCAAGGAACCGCCCGGAAGTTTGCCCGAGAAGAAATCATCCCAGTCGCTGCAGAGTACGACAGGACCGGCGAG TACCCATTCCCCCTCATCAAAAGAGCCTGGGAGCTTGGCTTAATCAATGCACACATTCCCGAGAATTGTG GTGGTCTCGGACTGGGAACTTTCGATGCCTGTTTAATTACCGAAGAGTTGGCGTATGGGTGTACAGGGGTGCAGACCGCTATTGAAGCAAATTCTTTGGGG CAAATGCCTGTGATTCTTGCTGGAAATGATCAACAAAAGAAGAAGTATTTGGGGAGGATGACTGAGCAGCCAatgatgtgt GCCTACTGTGTTACGGAGCCGTCAGCAGGCTCTGATGTGGCTGGTATCAAGACCAGAGCAGAAAAGAAGGGTGATGAGTATGTCATCAATGGCCAGAAGATGTGGATAACCAACGGCGGGAAGGCGAACTG GTATTTTTTATTGGCACGTTCTGATCCAGATCCTAAAACACCTGCTAATAAAGCCTTTACTGGATTCATCGTGGAAGCTGACACCCCAGGAATACATATTGGGAAAAAG GAATTAAACATGGGCCAGCGATGCTCCGATACCAGAGGAATCACCTTTGAAGATGTCAGAGTGCCTAAGGAGAACGTTCTAATTGCTGAGGGAGCCGGTTTCAAGATCGCAATGGGGGCTTTTGATAGAACCAGGCCCACA GTAGCCGCTGGTGCTGTCGGGCTAGCCCAGAGAGCTCTGGACGAAGCCACAAAGTATGCCCTGGAGAGGAAAACATTTGGAAAGCTACTAGTAGAG CACCAAGGAGTTTCATTTCTGCTCGCAGACATGGCGATGAAAGTTGAACTGGCCAGACTCAGTTACCAGAGAGCGGCCTGGGAGGTTGACGCTGGCCGCCGGAACACATACTACGCCTCCATTGCAAAGGCTTTTGCTGGAGACATTGCCAATCAGTTAGCTACTGATGCCGTGCAGATTTTTGGAGGCTATGGATTCAACACAGAATACCCTGTGGAAAAGCTGATGAGGGATGCCAAGATCTATCAG atttatgaAGGCACTGCACAAATTCAGAGGCTGATCATAGCCCGTGAGCACATTggaaagtataaaaattaa